Proteins encoded in a region of the Acidobacteriota bacterium genome:
- a CDS encoding TonB-dependent receptor: MSLFSPVHVWAQDTTGTGAIAGVVMTHDKKPGLAVTVCLVDSIRCVLSDDAGKFRLTDVRSGAYRLEVTPPGEPGFVTDPIEVRAGLDALVEISLPAPAAVQQSVTVTASAFVTSEEVKTSNYLIRPLQIRESAAALQDVSRYLQTLPGVVIGTNDFRNDIIVRGGSPLENLFIVDNIEIPNINAFANFASAGGTVSILDTELIQDVTFLTGGYPAPYINRVSSVLQIAQREGDREKVRGRATLGFAGAGAILEGPIRQGKGSWIVSARRSFLDLFTKDIGFGGVPVLYTLNAKAVYDVTPLDRLWLVNVSGVDRIRLGLTEETDLDEGLAEFDIRYQGWRSATGLNWQRVFGTRGVGLLSVTHSEASVTSKVKDLVRDGVPPAGTPVDDIIDQGPLVFTEAAREGETTLKYDLTTYATMMGRKNKIQVGGSFKVFRLNYDTGSPLGDDSPFSAEPGVNAFTLDRSFTAYQSGAYVQGTMDITSRLNLTWGGRVDHYQYIGHTRFSPRAGVGFKVSDRLTWSASYGQYFQQPFFLFLASFPENERLKPIKSEHVVSGFTYLPSDSVRLTLEGYYKRYADYPVSTQFPTLSLANVGDTFNVREVLFPMTSEGRGRAMGVEAFIEKAPGGRWYGQANVSVAKSEQAGLDDVLRPGSFDYPFVVNVTGGVNLSPKWLASTRLSWLGGRPYTPFDEALSQSVRRGVFDLTRVNDARAPAYFRLDVRVQRTFGSARPFVLFAGVQNLTNRRNFSGYTWNRRTNTVRFQEQQGLFPILGFEWKF, translated from the coding sequence GTGTCTTTGTTTTCCCCGGTTCACGTGTGGGCTCAGGACACGACTGGCACAGGCGCCATCGCCGGCGTCGTGATGACGCACGACAAGAAGCCTGGCCTGGCGGTCACGGTGTGCCTGGTGGATTCGATCCGATGCGTGTTGTCGGATGACGCCGGGAAGTTCCGACTCACAGACGTGCGTTCGGGCGCCTATCGCCTGGAGGTGACGCCGCCGGGAGAACCCGGGTTTGTCACCGACCCGATCGAGGTGCGGGCTGGACTGGACGCACTTGTGGAGATTTCGCTGCCTGCGCCTGCAGCGGTGCAGCAGTCCGTGACGGTCACCGCGTCCGCGTTTGTGACGTCCGAGGAGGTCAAGACGTCGAACTACCTCATCCGTCCGCTCCAGATTCGCGAAAGCGCGGCGGCGTTGCAGGATGTCTCGCGCTACCTGCAAACACTGCCCGGTGTGGTCATCGGCACCAACGACTTCCGCAACGACATCATCGTCCGGGGCGGCAGTCCCCTTGAGAATCTCTTCATCGTGGACAACATCGAGATTCCAAACATTAACGCGTTCGCGAACTTTGCGTCCGCCGGCGGCACTGTCAGCATCCTCGACACGGAACTGATCCAGGACGTGACGTTCCTGACCGGTGGATACCCCGCGCCGTACATCAACCGGGTGTCGAGCGTGCTGCAGATCGCGCAGCGGGAGGGTGACCGCGAAAAGGTGCGCGGTCGCGCCACGCTTGGGTTCGCGGGCGCGGGCGCCATTCTTGAGGGCCCCATTCGCCAGGGCAAGGGGTCGTGGATTGTCTCGGCGCGGAGAAGTTTTCTGGACCTGTTCACCAAGGACATCGGCTTTGGCGGCGTGCCGGTGCTCTACACACTCAACGCGAAAGCCGTGTATGACGTGACGCCGCTCGATCGCCTGTGGCTGGTCAATGTCAGTGGCGTCGATCGCATCCGGCTGGGGCTGACGGAAGAGACTGACCTGGATGAAGGCCTGGCGGAATTCGACATCAGGTATCAGGGTTGGCGCAGCGCCACAGGCCTGAACTGGCAACGTGTGTTCGGCACTCGTGGTGTTGGCCTGCTGAGCGTCACGCATTCCGAAGCGTCGGTCACCTCCAAGGTGAAAGACCTCGTGCGCGATGGCGTGCCGCCCGCCGGCACTCCAGTGGACGACATCATCGATCAGGGGCCGCTGGTGTTCACCGAAGCCGCACGCGAGGGCGAAACGACGCTCAAGTACGATCTGACCACCTACGCCACGATGATGGGCCGGAAGAACAAGATCCAGGTCGGCGGCAGCTTCAAGGTCTTCCGGCTGAACTATGACACCGGCTCCCCGCTCGGTGACGACAGCCCGTTCTCAGCGGAGCCGGGAGTTAATGCCTTCACGCTGGACCGATCCTTCACCGCGTATCAGAGTGGCGCGTACGTGCAGGGCACCATGGACATCACGTCGCGCCTCAATCTCACCTGGGGCGGGCGGGTGGATCACTACCAGTACATCGGCCACACCCGTTTCAGCCCGCGCGCCGGCGTTGGATTCAAAGTGAGCGACCGCCTGACCTGGAGCGCGAGTTACGGACAATATTTCCAGCAGCCGTTTTTCCTCTTTCTCGCGTCGTTCCCGGAGAATGAGCGGCTCAAGCCCATCAAGTCGGAACACGTGGTGTCGGGCTTCACTTATTTGCCGTCGGATTCGGTGCGCCTGACCCTTGAGGGCTACTACAAGCGGTACGCGGACTATCCCGTGTCCACGCAGTTCCCGACGCTGTCGTTGGCGAACGTCGGCGACACGTTTAATGTGCGCGAGGTCCTCTTTCCGATGACCAGCGAAGGCCGCGGCCGAGCGATGGGCGTGGAGGCCTTCATCGAGAAGGCTCCGGGTGGCCGTTGGTACGGCCAGGCGAACGTGTCGGTGGCGAAATCAGAGCAGGCAGGGCTGGACGATGTGCTGAGGCCGGGGTCGTTTGACTATCCCTTTGTGGTGAACGTGACCGGCGGCGTGAACCTGTCGCCAAAGTGGTTGGCGTCCACGCGCCTGTCGTGGCTGGGCGGGCGGCCGTATACGCCGTTTGACGAAGCGCTGTCCCAAAGCGTGCGCCGCGGCGTGTTTGACCTCACGCGGGTGAACGATGCGCGCGCTCCCGCCTACTTCCGGCTCGACGTGCGCGTGCAGCGCACGTTCGGGAGTGCACGGCCGTTTGTGCTGTTCGCCGGTGTGCAGAACCTCACGAACCGCAGAAATTTCTCCGGCTACACCTGGAACCGGCGCACCAACACGGTGCGCTTCCAGGAGCAGCAGGGGCTGTTCCCCATCCTGGGCTTCGAGTGGAAGTTCTGA
- a CDS encoding aminotransferase class I/II-fold pyridoxal phosphate-dependent enzyme, giving the protein MSTSTFPIDSKLPAIGVSIFSVMTRLANEHGAINLSQGFPDFACDPALVEAVAQAMRDGHNQYAPMPGVQALREAIAAKVQHCYGAVVDPATEVQVTCGATEALYSTLTAFVQPGDEVVLFEPCYDSYVPAIRLSGGVPVFVGLRYPDYQVDWDEVARAITPNTRAILVNTPHNPTGMTWTADDMSRLAALVDGSNILLIGDEVYEHIIFDGRRHESLLRYPELRSRAVVISSFGKTFHATGWKVGYAVAPAPLLAELQRVHQFVTFTAHSASQVAFAEFVTRDPGAKDLPGFYQAKRNLFLQLLDGSRLTPLACTGTYFQLMDYSAITTDRDTDVAMRLIQQHGVAAIPCSAFNYKDTGGPVLRFCFAKKDETLRAATERLRAV; this is encoded by the coding sequence ATGAGCACGTCCACGTTTCCAATTGATTCGAAGCTTCCGGCCATCGGCGTGAGCATTTTTTCGGTCATGACCCGGCTGGCCAACGAGCACGGCGCGATTAACCTGTCCCAGGGATTCCCCGATTTCGCCTGCGACCCGGCACTGGTCGAAGCCGTGGCCCAGGCGATGCGCGACGGGCACAACCAGTACGCGCCAATGCCTGGCGTCCAGGCGCTGCGGGAAGCCATCGCGGCGAAAGTGCAGCACTGCTACGGCGCGGTCGTGGACCCGGCTACCGAAGTGCAGGTCACGTGCGGCGCGACCGAAGCGCTCTATTCCACGCTCACCGCGTTTGTTCAACCCGGCGACGAAGTGGTGCTCTTCGAACCGTGTTACGACTCGTACGTGCCGGCCATCCGCTTGTCCGGCGGCGTGCCGGTATTTGTCGGCCTGCGGTATCCGGACTACCAGGTGGACTGGGACGAAGTGGCGCGGGCGATCACGCCAAACACCAGGGCCATCCTCGTGAATACGCCACACAACCCGACCGGCATGACATGGACGGCCGACGACATGAGCCGGCTGGCGGCACTGGTGGACGGCAGCAACATCCTGCTCATCGGCGACGAGGTGTACGAACACATCATCTTCGACGGCCGGCGGCACGAGAGCCTGCTGCGTTACCCGGAACTGCGGTCACGCGCGGTCGTGATCAGCTCGTTCGGCAAGACCTTTCACGCCACGGGATGGAAGGTGGGTTACGCCGTGGCGCCGGCACCCCTCCTGGCCGAACTGCAGCGTGTCCACCAGTTCGTCACGTTCACCGCGCATTCGGCGTCGCAGGTGGCGTTTGCGGAGTTCGTGACGCGCGACCCCGGGGCGAAGGATCTGCCTGGGTTTTATCAGGCCAAACGTAATTTGTTCCTGCAGCTCCTTGACGGCTCCCGGCTCACGCCACTCGCCTGCACGGGCACGTACTTTCAACTGATGGACTACTCGGCGATCACCACAGACCGCGACACGGACGTCGCGATGCGGCTCATCCAGCAGCACGGCGTCGCCGCCATTCCCTGCTCGGCGTTCAACTACAAAGACACCGGCGGACCCGTGCTGCGGTTCTGCTTTGCGAAGAAAGACGAGACGTTGCGGGCAGCGACCGAACGGCTGCGGGCGGTCTGA
- a CDS encoding DUF5107 domain-containing protein, translated as MVRRWPLIALAAALAAVPVHTTQNIKAARISEGLQTLKTYAFSEPNPVPILVKDTRLYPYHSFEGYEHEGTPREWKVVTLENDLIEVFVLPEIGGKVWGARVKKTGHEFIYRNEVVKFRNIALRGPWTSGGIEFNFGVIGHTPSTATPVDYVLKQNPDGSVSCIVGTMDLPSRTEWRVEIRLPADKASFETNVLWHNGTAIEQPYYNWMTAAAFAKDDLEMSIPGNLYLTHPGARESWPRDGQDRFLPVYKNNTFGSNKSFHVVGELKDFFGGYYRDAKYGFGHWARHEEMPGQKLWLWALSRAGGIWEDLLTDTDGQYVEYQAGRLLVQFTPDAHVNPITQAGFEPFATDRWTETWFPLEGLGGLTDASRDAAISVREAGGQLQIGVNAFGQASDTLRVWSGGKVVLEQPVTLAPLEPFTTTVPHAAGAPYRVELRGLGVDYSSDPAERTLARPFETDAAAVASIPEADRLVFEAKELIQGRRYEQARPMLDEALVKSPWHRGALLAMGDLEYRQAYYEEGLVLVVRALRLDAYDAEANFIAGNLYRALGKMVDARDAFGWAARSMAYRSAANVQLAELAFVRADVAEAERYARIALDYNRQNLSAWQILAMTGRKTGRETLVTEATTTLLDLDPLSHFVRAERFLAAPGSGTQAALFDGLRSEFPDQSVLELAIGYVNRGQAADAMALLEPAVKRLRNPLLRAWLAYLKQDESLLSAGADVTLVFPYRLETLPVLAWTVQGNTHWSWAYLLALNLWGFDRLPDAERMLRPLGNTPNTPDAAAFYVSRAHLVEKAGGDPEPDLKRAETLAGTDRTVRIPLIQHYQKQARWSDALAASARARQQFPKDFNLDLLHVRSLLYLERPAEALAVLNVTRVLPSEHSRETHQMYVQAHTLAALASYNAGRWAEAASHLTSALEWPERLGQGKPYDPEERLIRFLLGRVAQRQGRPAEAQAQFEAVIAATGAGGGTPFDRLELVARQSLGQMPVSGDLDAILLARALALPVR; from the coding sequence ATGGTCCGTCGATGGCCGCTCATTGCACTTGCTGCGGCTCTTGCAGCAGTCCCCGTTCACACAACCCAGAACATCAAAGCGGCCCGAATCTCGGAAGGGCTGCAAACGCTCAAGACCTACGCCTTCTCCGAACCCAACCCGGTGCCGATCCTTGTCAAGGACACCCGGCTGTATCCCTACCACTCGTTCGAAGGGTACGAACACGAAGGGACACCGCGTGAATGGAAGGTTGTCACGCTCGAGAACGATCTGATCGAGGTCTTTGTGCTGCCCGAGATCGGCGGCAAGGTCTGGGGCGCGCGCGTCAAGAAGACCGGGCACGAATTCATCTATCGGAACGAGGTCGTCAAGTTCCGCAACATCGCTTTGCGTGGACCGTGGACGTCTGGCGGGATCGAGTTCAACTTTGGCGTCATTGGCCACACGCCCTCCACGGCCACGCCGGTGGATTACGTGCTCAAGCAGAACCCCGACGGCAGCGTGAGCTGCATCGTCGGCACGATGGACCTGCCGTCGCGCACCGAGTGGCGGGTGGAGATCCGCTTGCCGGCCGACAAGGCGTCGTTTGAGACGAACGTGTTGTGGCACAACGGGACGGCGATCGAGCAGCCGTATTACAACTGGATGACGGCTGCGGCGTTTGCGAAAGACGACCTGGAGATGTCCATCCCCGGCAACCTGTACCTGACGCATCCAGGCGCGCGCGAATCGTGGCCACGCGATGGGCAGGACCGGTTCCTGCCGGTGTACAAGAACAACACCTTCGGGTCCAACAAGTCGTTTCACGTGGTCGGTGAACTCAAGGACTTCTTCGGTGGCTATTATCGCGATGCCAAGTACGGGTTCGGTCACTGGGCCAGGCACGAAGAGATGCCCGGGCAGAAACTGTGGCTCTGGGCGTTGTCGCGCGCCGGAGGCATCTGGGAAGATTTGCTGACCGACACCGACGGCCAATATGTGGAGTATCAGGCGGGGCGGCTGTTGGTGCAGTTCACGCCGGATGCGCACGTCAATCCCATCACGCAGGCGGGTTTCGAGCCCTTTGCGACGGACCGGTGGACGGAGACCTGGTTTCCGCTTGAAGGCCTTGGCGGATTGACGGATGCCTCACGTGACGCCGCGATCTCGGTGCGGGAGGCCGGCGGCCAGTTGCAGATCGGCGTGAATGCGTTTGGACAGGCGTCCGATACGCTGCGGGTGTGGTCGGGCGGCAAGGTGGTGCTGGAACAACCGGTGACGCTTGCGCCGCTCGAGCCGTTTACGACGACCGTGCCCCATGCGGCAGGCGCGCCGTATCGTGTGGAGCTGCGTGGCCTGGGCGTGGACTATTCGTCCGACCCGGCTGAACGGACGCTGGCACGGCCGTTCGAAACGGATGCCGCCGCCGTGGCGTCGATCCCGGAAGCCGACCGGCTGGTCTTTGAGGCGAAAGAACTCATCCAGGGCAGACGGTACGAGCAGGCCCGACCGATGCTCGACGAGGCGCTGGTTAAGAGTCCGTGGCATCGCGGCGCCTTGCTTGCCATGGGCGACCTCGAGTATCGCCAAGCGTACTATGAAGAGGGACTGGTCCTCGTGGTGCGCGCGCTGCGCCTTGATGCCTACGATGCCGAGGCGAACTTCATCGCAGGCAACCTCTACCGGGCGCTGGGAAAGATGGTGGATGCGCGTGACGCCTTCGGTTGGGCCGCGCGGTCGATGGCGTACCGGTCCGCCGCGAACGTGCAACTGGCCGAACTCGCATTTGTGAGGGCAGATGTGGCTGAGGCCGAACGCTACGCCCGCATCGCGCTGGATTACAACCGGCAGAACCTCTCCGCGTGGCAGATCCTCGCGATGACCGGCCGGAAGACCGGCCGCGAGACCCTCGTCACCGAGGCGACGACCACGTTGCTCGATCTCGATCCGCTCAGCCACTTTGTCAGGGCGGAGCGCTTCCTTGCCGCGCCCGGATCCGGGACCCAGGCGGCATTGTTTGACGGCCTGCGTAGTGAATTCCCTGACCAGTCCGTGCTCGAACTGGCTATCGGCTACGTGAATCGCGGCCAAGCCGCGGACGCGATGGCGTTGCTTGAGCCCGCAGTCAAACGGCTGCGGAATCCCCTGCTGCGCGCGTGGCTCGCGTACCTCAAGCAGGACGAGTCGCTGCTGAGTGCCGGCGCCGACGTGACGCTGGTGTTTCCGTATCGCCTTGAAACGCTGCCCGTGCTCGCGTGGACCGTGCAGGGGAACACGCACTGGAGCTGGGCGTACCTGTTGGCGTTGAACCTCTGGGGGTTCGATCGGCTCCCCGATGCTGAGCGCATGTTGCGGCCCCTGGGCAACACGCCCAACACGCCGGATGCGGCGGCGTTTTACGTCTCCCGAGCACACCTCGTTGAGAAGGCCGGTGGGGATCCGGAACCAGACCTCAAACGCGCCGAGACACTGGCCGGCACCGATCGCACCGTCCGGATCCCCTTGATTCAGCACTACCAGAAGCAGGCCAGATGGTCAGACGCGTTGGCGGCCTCAGCCCGCGCCCGACAGCAGTTTCCAAAAGACTTCAACCTGGACCTGCTCCACGTGCGGTCGCTGCTGTACCTCGAGCGCCCGGCCGAGGCGCTCGCAGTGCTGAACGTCACGCGTGTGTTGCCCTCAGAGCACTCGCGCGAAACGCACCAGATGTACGTGCAGGCGCATACGCTTGCTGCGTTGGCCAGCTACAACGCCGGTCGATGGGCAGAGGCGGCGTCGCACTTGACCTCGGCCCTCGAGTGGCCCGAGCGCCTGGGCCAGGGTAAGCCCTACGATCCCGAGGAGCGGCTGATCCGGTTCCTGCTCGGCCGAGTGGCGCAACGACAGGGCCGCCCGGCTGAAGCGCAAGCACAATTCGAAGCCGTCATCGCCGCAACGGGCGCCGGCGGCGGCACACCCTTCGACCGGCTCGAACTGGTCGCACGACAGTCGTTGGGACAGATGCCTGTCTCTGGAGACCTTGATGCCATCCTCCTCGCCCGCGCGCTTGCACTCCCCGTTCGGTAA
- a CDS encoding M20/M25/M40 family metallo-hydrolase, producing the protein MDFARALIDIDSTTGREQAVAAFLSRTLRERGWHVDEQPLADGRCNVIARVSAAESARVVLSTHFDCVPPFIPSRLEGDRLYGRGACDAKGILAAQVAAAERARAAGRTDVGLLFVAGEERGSDGARAANLWPTAAQWLINGEPTDNRLGLATKGVYRARLTSTGRAAHSSLPELGESAIEKMLDALVSLREVEWPAEALLGRTNYSVGLMSGGVAPNVIPPNAGAELMFRTVGDYREVRDQLEDAIGSCAVIEDVLVVPPVRLHTVPGFETAVFAYTTDVPFLDAWGTPMLLGPGSITVAHTDEEHLDLAELFRAVDCYESLINGT; encoded by the coding sequence ATCGACTTCGCCCGGGCGCTGATCGATATCGACTCCACGACAGGGCGCGAGCAAGCCGTGGCCGCGTTCCTTTCCCGAACGCTGCGCGAGCGTGGGTGGCACGTGGATGAGCAACCGCTCGCGGATGGACGCTGCAACGTGATTGCAAGGGTAAGCGCCGCCGAGAGTGCCCGCGTCGTGTTGTCCACACACTTTGATTGCGTGCCGCCGTTCATCCCCAGTCGCCTCGAGGGCGACCGGCTGTACGGGCGTGGTGCCTGTGACGCCAAAGGTATCCTTGCCGCGCAGGTGGCCGCCGCCGAGCGGGCACGGGCTGCGGGTCGTACGGACGTCGGCTTGTTGTTTGTCGCGGGTGAAGAGCGCGGCAGCGACGGTGCCAGGGCCGCGAACTTGTGGCCGACCGCGGCGCAGTGGCTCATCAATGGCGAGCCGACCGACAATCGCCTCGGCCTCGCGACCAAAGGCGTCTATCGCGCGCGTCTCACGTCCACCGGCCGGGCCGCGCATTCAAGCCTTCCCGAACTTGGTGAATCCGCGATCGAGAAGATGCTCGATGCGCTGGTGTCACTGCGCGAAGTGGAATGGCCGGCAGAGGCCCTGCTGGGCCGCACGAACTACTCCGTAGGCCTGATGTCTGGCGGAGTGGCGCCAAACGTGATCCCGCCCAATGCCGGCGCGGAGCTGATGTTCCGGACTGTTGGTGACTATCGTGAGGTGCGTGATCAACTGGAGGACGCCATCGGCTCGTGCGCAGTGATTGAGGATGTGCTGGTGGTGCCGCCCGTGCGTCTGCACACGGTGCCTGGCTTTGAGACCGCGGTGTTTGCCTACACCACGGACGTGCCGTTCCTTGACGCGTGGGGCACGCCGATGCTGCTGGGCCCTGGCTCCATCACGGTGGCGCACACCGATGAGGAGCACCTCGATCTCGCGGAGTTGTTCCGGGCGGTGGATTGTTACGAGTCGCTCATCAACGGCACCTAA
- a CDS encoding 2,3,4,5-tetrahydropyridine-2,6-dicarboxylate N-succinyltransferase gives MTSLEATIAALFAAGSNADKDAARRAFFELQSGLNTGDIRAAEPDSASPTGWRVNVWVKQGILLGFRFGDTVDASSDHGKWPFFDKDTMPLKKPALGDGIRIVPGGSTIRQGAYVARSVVCMPPMYINIGAYVGEGTLIDSHALVGSCAQIGARVHVSAAAQIGGVIEPVGAMPVIVEDDVLVGGNTGIYEGAVIKQRAVIAAGTVLTGSTPVYDLVHGRIIKPEPGQPLVIPEGAVVVPGARNVTVGAGKEWGLSLSTPVIVKYRDDKTDTKTELESWIR, from the coding sequence GTGACGTCGCTCGAAGCCACCATTGCTGCGTTGTTCGCGGCCGGCAGCAACGCCGACAAAGACGCCGCCAGGAGAGCGTTCTTTGAATTGCAGAGCGGCCTCAACACCGGCGACATTCGCGCGGCCGAGCCCGACAGTGCATCGCCGACAGGCTGGCGCGTCAATGTGTGGGTGAAACAGGGCATCCTGCTGGGCTTCCGGTTTGGCGACACGGTGGACGCCTCGTCGGATCACGGCAAGTGGCCGTTTTTCGACAAGGACACGATGCCGCTCAAGAAGCCGGCACTTGGTGACGGCATCCGCATCGTTCCCGGTGGGTCCACCATTCGGCAGGGCGCCTACGTGGCGCGCAGCGTCGTCTGCATGCCGCCGATGTACATCAACATCGGGGCGTATGTAGGCGAGGGCACGCTCATCGATTCGCATGCGCTGGTGGGATCGTGCGCCCAGATCGGGGCGCGCGTGCACGTGAGCGCCGCCGCGCAAATCGGTGGAGTCATCGAGCCCGTGGGCGCGATGCCCGTCATTGTGGAAGACGACGTGCTGGTGGGGGGCAATACGGGGATCTATGAAGGCGCGGTGATCAAGCAGCGAGCCGTGATCGCGGCTGGCACCGTGTTGACCGGGTCCACGCCCGTGTACGACCTGGTGCACGGCCGCATCATCAAGCCCGAGCCGGGGCAGCCGCTCGTGATTCCCGAAGGCGCGGTGGTGGTGCCGGGCGCCAGGAACGTGACGGTGGGCGCCGGCAAGGAGTGGGGCCTGTCGCTCTCGACACCAGTGATTGTGAAGTACCGCGACGACAAGACCGATACAAAGACGGAGCTGGAGTCGTGGATCAGGTAG
- a CDS encoding 4-hydroxy-tetrahydrodipicolinate synthase, whose translation MRVPFTGVGTALITPFHHDGTLDTASVSRLARRQVDAGVHVLVPCGTTGETPTLSVDEKRRIIELVAAEAKGRALVLAGAGGYDTKEVIHMAGVAKAAGADGLLSVTPYYNKPTPEGLYQHYKAIAESTDLPIVVYNVPGRTGVNIEPATLVRLATIPNIIGVKEASGNVTQMAEICRAVPSDFIVMSGDDALTLPLMALGGHGIISVASNEVPSEMVQMVEAFERGALLESRHWHNKLLPLMQINFVEANPIPVKFAMAAMGLCEEVYRLPMVSPRKASQEKIAAVLAELGLPVVAGAMTGASA comes from the coding sequence ATGAGAGTCCCTTTCACTGGCGTTGGTACGGCGCTGATTACCCCGTTCCACCACGACGGAACGCTCGATACGGCTTCTGTCAGTCGGTTGGCCCGACGCCAGGTTGACGCAGGCGTCCATGTGCTTGTGCCATGTGGCACCACGGGAGAAACACCGACGCTGTCGGTGGACGAGAAGCGCCGCATCATCGAGCTCGTCGCGGCCGAAGCCAAAGGGCGCGCGTTGGTGTTGGCGGGCGCGGGTGGTTACGACACCAAGGAAGTCATCCACATGGCTGGGGTGGCGAAGGCGGCCGGCGCCGACGGTCTGCTCTCGGTGACGCCGTATTACAACAAGCCCACACCGGAAGGGCTGTACCAGCACTACAAGGCCATCGCCGAAAGCACCGATCTGCCGATCGTGGTCTACAACGTGCCCGGACGCACCGGCGTCAACATCGAACCCGCCACACTTGTGCGACTCGCGACGATTCCGAACATCATCGGCGTGAAAGAAGCCTCTGGCAACGTCACGCAGATGGCGGAAATCTGCCGCGCAGTGCCGTCGGACTTCATCGTCATGTCGGGAGACGACGCCCTCACGCTGCCGCTGATGGCGCTGGGCGGCCACGGCATCATTTCAGTGGCGTCAAACGAAGTGCCTTCAGAGATGGTGCAGATGGTGGAGGCGTTTGAGCGCGGCGCGCTGCTCGAATCGCGGCACTGGCACAACAAGTTGCTGCCGCTCATGCAGATCAATTTCGTCGAAGCCAACCCCATTCCGGTCAAGTTCGCGATGGCGGCGATGGGGCTGTGTGAAGAGGTCTATCGGTTGCCGATGGTGTCACCGCGCAAAGCGTCGCAGGAGAAGATCGCGGCCGTACTGGCCGAGTTGGGGCTGCCGGTTGTTGCTGGTGCCATGACCGGAGCCTCTGCGTGA
- a CDS encoding dihydrodipicolinate reductase, producing MKTRLLIIGHGRMGKLVEQLAPDYGCEVAGIVTSAAGARGIAEAEGPFDVAIDFTTPDAVPANLTALAERKLNVVIGTTGWQAAEPGLRAVAAEHHIGVLAASNFSIGLHIFRKAVAQAASDFAAQPQVGAWIHEAHHSAKKDAPSGTALTLKQAMETAGYTRGMDVSSTRAGSIPGTHTVGFDGPSETVTMTHTVRDRAVFARGALDVARWLVGRHGWFTMDDYLKELR from the coding sequence ATGAAGACTCGCCTGCTCATCATCGGTCACGGTCGCATGGGCAAACTGGTGGAGCAACTGGCGCCCGACTACGGATGCGAGGTCGCGGGCATTGTGACCAGCGCTGCCGGTGCGCGCGGCATCGCCGAGGCCGAAGGGCCGTTTGACGTGGCCATCGATTTCACCACGCCTGATGCCGTGCCTGCGAATCTGACCGCACTGGCCGAGCGCAAACTGAACGTGGTGATTGGCACCACGGGCTGGCAGGCCGCCGAACCGGGGCTTCGCGCTGTGGCTGCAGAGCACCACATCGGCGTACTGGCGGCGTCAAATTTCTCCATAGGGCTCCACATCTTTCGCAAGGCGGTGGCTCAGGCGGCGTCTGACTTTGCCGCCCAACCGCAGGTGGGCGCCTGGATTCACGAGGCCCATCATTCGGCCAAAAAGGATGCGCCGTCCGGCACGGCCCTGACGCTGAAACAGGCCATGGAAACGGCCGGTTACACCCGGGGAATGGATGTCTCGTCCACGCGCGCGGGCTCGATTCCCGGCACACACACGGTTGGCTTCGATGGCCCGAGCGAAACGGTGACCATGACCCACACTGTGCGCGATCGAGCCGTGTTTGCCAGGGGCGCGCTGGATGTGGCGCGCTGGTTGGTGGGCAGGCACGGCTGGTTTACGATGGACGACTACCTGAAGGAGTTGCGATGA